The Panicum hallii strain FIL2 chromosome 9, PHallii_v3.1, whole genome shotgun sequence genome has a window encoding:
- the LOC112873253 gene encoding zinc finger protein GIS-like, translating into MSERGAQGSSNAAAAASIHSLSQLPFIRLAGRGTTPNPAPIRLFGFDVPPGAATVVSPSVAKDAGAKDTTTTAAEAANQMAPGPGASGGGGGGDGRRFECRYCCRNFRTSQALGGHQNAHKQERQFAKRARFQTAMAMRHGKYYHPLPLDPARLHPSYAGLPPPHYPTWTAGAAYYITPGTIPHQIIGSQAMPKLWQPRAGGSAALGAATTVVATRRQDRPLSLLGRQQAVAAAGGAGSATVSQSTFSSSWSTSPQERPSLPELKQNVSLDLSL; encoded by the coding sequence ATGAGTGAGCGAGGTGCCCAAGGTTCATCCAATGCCGCTGCAGCCGCGAGCATCCACTCGTTATCGCAGCTTCCTTTCATCCGCCTCGCCGGCCGCGGCACCACCCCCAACCCAGCGCCCATTCGGCTGTTCGGGTTCGACGTCCCACCCGGCGCTGCCACGGTCGTCTCCCCCTCCGTGGCCAAAGACGCCGGCGCCAAAGATACCACCACCACAGCCGCAGAGGCGGCAAACCAAATGGCCCCGGGTCCGGGCgcaagtggcggcggcggcggcggagacggccGGAGGTTCGAGTGCCGCTACTGCTGCCGGAACTTCCGGACGTcgcaggcgctgggcgggcACCAGAACGCGCACAAGCAGGAGCGGCAGTTCGCGAAGCGGGCGCGCTTCCAGACGGCCATGGCCATGCGCCACGGCAAGTACTACCACCCGCTCCCGCTGGACCCCGCTCGCCTCCACCCGAGCTACGCCggcttgccgccgccgcactaCCCCACGTGGACCGCAGGTGCCGCATATTACATCACGCCAGGGACGATCCCGCACCAGATCATTGGCAGCCAGGCGATGCCCAAACTCTGGCAGCCCCGTGCCGGCGGCTCCGCCGCCCTTGGTGCGGCGACGACGGTGGTGGCCACGCGGCGTCAAGATCGGCCTCTGTCTTTGCTCGGGCGACAgcaggcagtggcggcggcgggaggtgcCGGCTCGGCAACGGTCTCCCAGTCGACCTTCTCATCATCATGGTCCACTTCGCCGCAGGAGCGCCCCAGCCTACCGGAGCTAAAGCAGAATGTGAGTTTGGATCTAAGTTTGTAG